TTTCAAACCAGCAAAAGAAATCTTATCGTCGCCGTAGCCGCTTTTAAATGTGTAGTTAGGGATCTCGTCATGGTAACAAAGAACCCTTACCGGAAGTTTTCCTTCCTTTTTTATGTCCTGCAGCACGGACAAATCTTCTCCCAATGCGTATGAAGGAGCATCACATGCATGCACAGCTGTAATCCCCAGGGATGAAAGCTTTGTACATGCATCCAGCATAATTTTCTTCAATCTTTCGTGGGTTTCATATTCTTCAGCGACTGCATCAATAATGACAGAAGCACCGCCTTCATTGATAATTCCATTCGGGATTCCTGATGCATTGCGCATAATGTTGGGATCCTCTGAATCCCACAGACCGCTCTTTTTCAATGCTAAACTGTTGGCTATATGCGTATGGCCACAATATCTGCTTACTATGAGGGGATTATCCGGAGCAATGGCGTCAAGGAAAGCCCTGTCAGGGATTACCGGCTTTGCCCAGTTGGCTTCGTTATAGTTTATACAGCGGACCCATGCTCCTTTTTCAGCTTCCGAGACAGCCTTGCTTATCATCTCTCCAAGCTCATCTATGGAAGAAGCCGCTGTAAGGTTTGTATATAAGTTTAATTTAGAATATGCTGTCAGGTGGACATGTGCATCAGTAAATCCAGGCACAATAAGATTTCCGGTAAAATCCAAGACTTTTTGTTCTGCAGATTCGCACGGCATATCATCCAGTTTTCCTACTTTTGAAATTACTCCGTTGCTTACGCAAAAATAGTCCGCAGTGGGTAAATCAGCATCACCAGTCCATATAGTTCCTTTTACAAGCATATTATTATCTGACAATACGAGCTCCCCTTTCAACCAACCATAGTAAATACCTTGAATTCAAAGTATATAATTATTTAAAAAATAAGC
The nucleotide sequence above comes from Synergistaceae bacterium. Encoded proteins:
- a CDS encoding amidohydrolase → MSDNNMLVKGTIWTGDADLPTADYFCVSNGVISKVGKLDDMPCESAEQKVLDFTGNLIVPGFTDAHVHLTAYSKLNLYTNLTAASSIDELGEMISKAVSEAEKGAWVRCINYNEANWAKPVIPDRAFLDAIAPDNPLIVSRYCGHTHIANSLALKKSGLWDSEDPNIMRNASGIPNGIINEGGASVIIDAVAEEYETHERLKKIMLDACTKLSSLGITAVHACDAPSYALGEDLSVLQDIKKEGKLPVRVLCYHDEIPNYTFKSGYGDDKISFAGLKLFMDGSLGGHTAALRQPYSDEPSTKGQSNHTDDELEKIITFAHKRGIQVQIHAIGDRGIEQILDVLEKIIEKNGKPSLPYRINHAIVCPPDLLDRIAKISAVVDIQPTQAFTDRFMAPLRLGPQRMQYSYCYKTLVDGGIVVTGSSDAPIEDPNPWIAIWAATCRCNIDGTPLDGFNPKEKLTLEEALRIYTVNPWIAVGKGDAFGMIKKGYRADFAVVDGNPITIAGSALCKVRNKATFVDAKCVWKRDS